Below is a window of Populus trichocarpa isolate Nisqually-1 chromosome 3, P.trichocarpa_v4.1, whole genome shotgun sequence DNA.
tcTCTGaacttttacaaagaaaaatcacaTAGACTACACGCAATATAAACCTATCAGGTAACAAAGCCTAATGCAATAATTGTGCTTGGTCTGAAGTGATCAGTatacacattatttttttttgccttttccttcattttctcaACAACCAAGCACAGATGGACAAGACAAGGTATAAAGCAGAGATAAAAAAAGAGGAACAACAACCATACATGTATTACTACCACTCGCTTTATAACAttcaaaagagagaaaagaaagcaaactgctctttcttttttccacaaAAAGGAACCTTTTCTCTAAAAACCCAATCCCAAGTTGAAGACCTTGTGTGGAGAATAACTGTAAACTATGAAAAACCCCAACAAAATCAGTCAATGCCAGATAAATTCCCATAAGCAAAAAGAAACAGTactctcacaaaaaaaaaaaaacaagaaaaacatgaaaatggatTGAGAAAAACAACAATACCAGATCAAATTAAATGAGAGAGTAAGAAAGAAAGATCTATATTTCCTGAAGTGGAAGAACAAAAGCAAAAGCCAAAGCCTCTAGGATACAACCAAGCAAAGATTATATTTACAAtactaaaagaacaaaaaaaccccAATGACTGATAACATTAAAGAGAAAATCTTCACGTTTTACACTTCAGTTCATATCTCATATTTTATGAGATAGACTGAAAAATGAAACCCGGAAGGCATAAAATTATCTTTCAGAAAATCTCTTAATTTTGAAACAGAAACACTgataagaaagaagaagaaaaatagataaaaaaaatctcatattgaCCGTCGTATATCGTTGACTCCACTTACCTTGAACAGAAGCAGGAACATTTTAGTGGGTTGGAGGTAGAGAGAGGAAAAATGAATTTTCTCACGAAAACACTGGATTTTGTGGAGAAAGATTGAACGAAAGGGGAATGGAACTTTTGTGGGATTTTGAAGAAAGGCACAGAAATTatgaaaaccgaaaaaaaaaaacagaaagaaagatttGATTGACagagaaataagaaagaaatattcAGAGAGAAGCACAGATATAacgattttgttttgttgttagattctttctctcttccttcCTCTTACCTCGTTTATTTCACCAACAGTACtatcgtttttttattttattttattctaggcTGTAGGTTTTTATAGCCTGCGACACAACCAAACTTTAGTTTACTGCAAGGTTTAAATCTTAGCCGTCTATTTAAACCGACACCGTTAAGAGTATCCGAGTTAAAGCTCCGAAGAATGACGTCGCATTGGACCTCCACttgctaaggttttttttttttaatttttttcaggcGCCCTGCCAGTGGTAATTTTCcgagaaaaaacacaaaaaaaccctcaagattttctcagaaaccaaacaCACCTACTCAATCACCACATGCCTCCATGGACAATCTCATCTCTTCAGCTCTCGAAGAGATTTGTTACCATGGTCCCAGCGGAGTCTCCCTATCCTCCCTCTGGTCGACATTAACGCCAAAACCTTCTCCTTCAGTCAAAGCCTCTCTATGGACAAACCTGCTTTCAATACCTTCTCTTCAATTCACTGTTCCTGGATACGATCTTCCGTTTAGTGCTGACGACAGTAAAATCAAGCGTTGTGAACACGCCGAGAAGCTCGGTTTGAAAATTGTAGCCAAAGAGCACCTTAGGGATTCCTTTGTTGGTCTTTACGACACTCCGTCTACTGGAATTTCTTCTAATCAACGCAATGCTCTTAAACGACTTGCCGTTGCTAGGTTTGTTCATCTTCGTCTTCCTGATTTTACAAAATTTCCCTGCTGATAATGTGTAGCTTGATAATCATGATCAACGAATCATCTGGATTCTTGGAGTTTTATCCTGCCATATTTTCTTGATATCTAGCATTACTCTATGGCAATAATACGATACTGCTTTCCAACTTAGTTGCAAGGCTTCCAAACCTTAACTACTTAAGTACCAAAGGCTGCTTTCGCTAGAGTAATTGTTTTACTccattttttattgagaattgaatcaTATTTGGTTGCATTTACTTAACTACTTAATTAGTCGATTAATTAGGCTTGCGTGAGAGTTAGAGTGATGTTTAGTGGTTATTAACATGTGCAGAGGGAATGGGATTACACAAAACGCACTGGCAAAGGACTTGAAggtagaaaataataactttttttatgtgGTGAGGAGTCTAGAATGCAGAGGGTTGATTGTGAGACAACCTGCTGTTGTGAAGATGAAAGATGTGAGTGTCACTACCAATATGTTGTATTTATATCGTCATGCGAAGCATTTAGGTGTTCAACAGAGGTTTGAGATTAATGAGGAATGTGTGGAGGAAACTGATATACGGGGGGATGGTTTTGATGGAGAGTCTTCTTCTAAAGTGCTTGTGAGGGATTATTTACCGGCAATAAAAGCCATCTGTGACAAACTTGAAAAAGCCAATGACAAGGtaaactctttttttgttttgctttttaaagtgtttttgatCTTGCCAGTTATGATTATGAAGTATGATGATTTTTGTGTTATTGAAGGTCCTTGTCATTTCAGATATCAAACAGGATCTTGGTTACAGTGGAACTAAAGGACACAAAGCTTGGAGAAATGTAAGTTTTAGAAGTTATTCATCTGTACTGCATATTTGAACTTGGTTCTGTTTCCTGGTTATTTctgattgtttttgttgtaataTACTTTCCTCGATGTTCTCTTAGATATTGCGTAGGTTGAAAGATGCCTGTGTTGTCGAGGAGTTTGAAGCTAAAGTTGACAGGAAGGTTTGCTTAAAAAAACCCTCTTTGAGGACTGTTCTACATGGTTATGTACAAAAAGTCCTTGAGTTTCATTCATCACTTCTCTAGTTTCTGTTTTTGGCAGGTTGAGTGTTGCCTACGATTGTTACAGGAGTTTTCCCCTAATAATTTTGAGCCCAAAACTCGTGGGTGTGGCGAAGATTGTGACAACAAAGTGCTAGTGAAATTTGGAAAGATGATTCAACAAACTGATCAACTTGTAGAACTTTCCCTTGACCAgcaaatttatgatttgattgATGCTGCAGGATCCAAGGGGGCTACTTTTAGAGAGGTGGGCATTGGTTCTTGTACTTGTCTCATTGATTCTGTTGCAACTCTGTAGGTTAAAAATgcacttttcttcttcaatatttCATTTATGGTTTTCTATTgaccaatcaataaaaaaaaaagagaagcgTTTTCTACATTTTTCTATATCCATGACCCTTCCTCTCCCTACTGCCTCCCCAAAAGTATATTGTTGACCTTTCACTCCAATTATGTGCTACACTTTATGTGCATTTATTAGCCAAGAAATGACCAAATTTTCCTATAATGGCAAATTGCTTTACTTTCACCATTATCTTTAGCACTTGAtattttgttgtcttttttagTGTAATGCTGCTATAATTTGATGGTATCTTTGCAAATATCTTGTGCTTCCTCTTTTctcactgattttttttctgacttcaattatttttgccAAATCAATATATCTATGAGCAGGTGGGTAGGAGGCTGGGActtgataagaaaagaaactatCCTCGGTTTGAAAATATGTTGTCTATGTTTGGGATGCACAGGCAGGCAGAAATCAACAAAAGAACTCCAGAATATCGAGTTTGGACTGCTGGAAATTCAAATTCTGACACACCAATTGCAGTTCTTTGTAAATCCAAAGCTGTCCTTGGTGACAATAATATTTCTGATTTGAATACTAGCAATGTTGATGTACCTGTCAGATCTGATGTAGGTTTATTAGAGCATGGTAATTCAACCTTGGGAATTTATTCTGCTTCGTCTGGAAAACTGAATGAGGAAATTGATACTGACGTATATAGTGGCTCACCTGAGGATGGCAAAACTAACCATATGCAGCTCTGTCCTGGCAATGTGCCAGACTCACTCAACAGGCCAAGAAGTACAGCTTCCAATGCCGAAATTTATATAGAGAGCATGCAAATGGAACCAGATGGTGCTTCATCAGTTAAAACAGCACCAACTTTGTTGACGCCACATCATTCTGGATCCTCTCAGACATATCCGCACATGCCTTTAACGGCTGATAGCGCCTTCAGGGAGAAGAAAATTCTTGAATGGTTACAGGTATTTCATCATTCACTTCATGAGGCTTACGCCAAGAGATTAACTAATTCTTGTATCTTCTTTGATGTTTCTTGTAATTGTCTTTCTAGCAACTCATTTTCAATATGCTTGTTTTGTGTAGGACAAGATATTCATTTTGAAACCTGAGATACACAAGTGGCTTAAGAGTCTTGAGGACAAGGGTACAACAATTGACAGGAAGACTGTTGATCGAATTCTATATAAGCTTGAGCGGCAAGGACACTGCAAATTGCAGCACATTAATGTCCCTGCTGTCACAAATTGCGCCCGAGATCGTACCATCCTAGTGGTTCTTCACCCATCTGTTCAAGGTTTTCCTCCTGAACTAATGGGTGAAATTCATGATAGAGTGAGGGTTTTTGAAAAGCAAAGTCGTGGAGAGGGGTCATCCAGGCTGAAGATTAAGGAATCAGTTCCAGTGTTAAATAGTGTAACAAGAACTCAGATGCATGTAGGTTCAGAAGAAAAGACTGCTAAATGGGAAGCCATGCGAGCCAATGGGTTTGTGTTAGCAAAAATGGGCCGTGCTCGGCTGCTTCATACTTTTTTGTGGAATCATCTAAGTAGTTTGCCTGAATGGAACGGTGATTTATCATCTGGGGCATATTCATATGCATACAAGTTGTTTGAATTAGAGTCTGTTATTGATGCCATTCCAATTGAGCTGTTCTTACAAGTGGCAGGATCTGCTCAAAAGTATGATGATATGATTGAAAAGTGCAAGAGGGGTTTGCGTCTCTCTGATCTTCCTATTGAAGAATACAGAAACTTGTTGGATAGTAGGGCCACAAACAGATTATCATTGATCATTGACATTTTACGTCGATTGAAGGTATTGTTTCTTGGTCAAAAATGACTTTGCACACATTCTTAACTTCTTGTTTCATGATGTTTGTAGTACTTTATTGATTTGGCTTGTTTATCACTCTTTCTGTTATTATGTTGTGCTTTGAAAgtttttgattcaataaaatctGTACCTTTACCCATGTCTAGCTTCAAGTAGCAATATTTAAGATCGTTTCAAATTCATACAATCATTTACCTATCTACATGTGAAAGGGTTCTTCAGTTGGATAAAAGCAAAGAATATTGTATGTGGTTATCACAATGCTAAGGCAGCTGAGGTTTGGTTTCTTTCCATCATATGCAACAGTCTTCCCctttgaacaagaaaattgtATTTACATCACAGTTGTTTTTTCATCAATGTGCATCAGTCATCCTACTCACTTTACAATTGTCTCTGATGAATGAACATCTGTCATCTTCAATTATATCATACCTCTCATCTGGTTCTGTGATGCAGCTGATTCGTTTAGTACGTGATGGGCATTCAGAGGATGGTGTAAAGGCTCCACATGCCAGATCCAGACATGCAATGGAGCTTAAACCTTATGTTGAAGAACCACTATCAATAGTAGCAGTATCTAATTTAAGATGTCTTGACCTTCGTCCAAGAAtaagacatgatttttttctgttaaacAGAGAAGCTGTTGATGAGTATTGGAAAACTCTGGAGTACTGCTATGCTGCTGCTCATCAAATAGCTGCTAAACATGCATTTCCTGGATCTGTTGTACCTGAGGTATGTGCATGGTGTTTTGTTTGCCAAGTTTTTCTCGCGTAGGCATAATCAAAAGTTTCATCACGTGCAAATTATATTGAATATTGTTTTGTATCACttataagcaagaaattatacTTATTGGTGAGCATTGTATTCCTTTGAGTCATTATTGATGCATCGGTTGAATCCTATGGTGACCATTATACGTGGACACTTTCAATCATGTACTTCATGAAACACAGAAACACTTACATGTGTGTGTCTCATTTGAAATGGACTGTTTCAGGTTTTCCATCACCGATCATGGGCCTCGGTTCGAATTATGTCTTCTGATCAGCGTGCTGAGCTCCTAAAACGGATAGTGATGGATGATCAGAGCAAAACTCTGTCGTATAAAGATTGTGAGAAGATTGCAAAGGATCTTAATTTGACTTTACAGCAGGTTTGATTCTTTACACTCGGTTTTTTGTCCTGTTGTTGGTAGTTTGTGTTGCAATTTGCTTGACCTGGTCTGAATTCTTTCTCTGCTCTGTCTTACTAGAAGGATGATAACtattttgtttggaaaatgctctctgatttttttctcatctgAATATTTCATGCAGGTACTTCGTGTCTATTATGATAAGCACCATCGTCGTCTTAATAGATTTCAAGGTGTTAAAAATGCAAGTGAGGAGTGTCAGCTGCCACAAAAGATACAACCTTCATCctctaagaaaagaaagaaacccttGGGATCTAGCTCAACAAAGCGTGGCAGAGGTGATAACATAAATGCACAGTTGGACAGGCAGAGGCTTAGCAAATTACCTGATGCTGTTGACCAATTCACAGTAGAAAAAGATCTTTCTTCTTCTGAACATGAGCATTTGCCAGAACTCCAGGATGATGATCACCTCGATATTCTGGAAGGACCAGGACTATCTGAAGATGAGGAATGTCCTTCTGTAATCAACCATTGTGCTTTTTCAAAGATGAAGCCAACACGCCGATCCAGGTTTCCATGGACAGATGAAGCTGATAGGTAAGTGGAAACTACTCTCTCTTTGTGGCTCAAGGAACACCTGTCTGAAGCATGTAATGGATTAATGAAGCATGGTATCTTATGATTGTCTGCTGTTAGTTCCATGTAGGATGCCTTAAAGCAAGGAAGTTAACTTTGTTGCTTGTCTATTTGATTCATTTGggaaatataaatacatgaaatGAATAACTTTTTTGATTAAACCACCTACTTGGTATTTTCTGGATATTTTCTTCAAGTTCAACCACATTAGTCTACATTTGTCACCCTCTTATTTGTCTACCTGGTCAATTTGAGTTGAGtttagattagtttttttttgttcctgatgacTTGTTTGCTATTTTGGTACGAGTATGCTCTTtaattttctgtatttttatgttttttccttcttacaGGCAATTGGTGATCCAATATGCAAGACATCGTGCAGTTCTTGGGCCAAAGTTTCACCGTGTCGATTGGAATGCACTTCCTGACTTACCAGCAGAACCTGGAATTTGCTCGAGAAGGATGTCATCCCTGTTTAGGCAAAACACAAAATTTAGACCAGCTGTAATGAAGCTCTGCACCATGCTTGGTGAGCGCTATGCAAAGCACCTGGAGAGAACCCAGAACAGGTTTCTTAACAAAAATGACTGCAGAGGTCTCTTGCGATGCTCTGCCAGTGAAGGCCTTCATGGGAAGTTCTCCAATGCTGTTGAATGTGATGAAGAAGCAGGTTGTGAGGAAGCGTGTTGGGATGATTTCAAGGAAAAAAGTATTAGAAAAGCCTTAGAGGATGTTTTCCACTACAAGCAAGTGAGTAAATTGGATATCTCTAAGAGAGTTGGATCTGGCTCTGAAGAATGGTGTGATTTAAACACAAATGTTGAAAGACATGTACATCTCTGACACCTCTACAatcacattttctttcttttcatctttccaGCATCTATAGTAATGcaattgaaatatcattttagttAGAAATAACTAGACAATTAAGGTTGGCCTTCCTCTGTATTTGGTTTTGGTGAATACCAAGGCTGAGTAGAGTATTCTTATTTATCTGTTGTTCTCATTGACCATGTGCATGGCTTTCCATATGAACGCATTTCATTTATTGCAACTAACAACAGTTTCATACTAGCTACTCTTTTTTTGAGAATGGTTGCTACTCTTGAGTGCTTTCTCAAAGTGTATGGCTCAAATACATTTTCTTTCTTGCAGAATCGAATGGAATCTGAAACGGTTCTGTCAAATACTCCCAAGAAGGACATGCAGAAACTTGGCATTGGAAAACATAAAGATTCTGCTCAAAGATCAAGACAATATCATCTTCATCAGAAGTTTACTAAGCTTTTAGACGAAGGGACTAGTGTTCGTAGACAAGTGCACAAGTCATTGGCTATTTCTAATGCTGTAGAACTATTAAAGCTTGTCTTCTTGAGCACCTCAACAGCACCAGAGCTGCAAAATCTTTTGGCAGAAACTTTACGGCGTTATTCTGAACACGATCTGTTTGCAGCTTTTAGCTACCTTAGAGTGAAAAAAATCTTGGTAAAGCATAATTTTCTATTCTCAAGTTTATTGCAGTTGTTATGTCTGGCTATGTATGTGAATTGTGGCCAAAACATGTTGAATGCTTCCTTCACCGTATCATGAGATGAGGAGGCATATAACTATTTTCTGCTTAGACTCATTTGGTTTTCTAGTGTTGTAGAAAGTACTAAAATATTATCACCCTCTTTAAAGTTCCTTGCTTTTGCATACAGGTGAAGTATTGGTCTTTTGTTCATGTTTCTAACATCTTAGACTAATTGATACCACTGCTCTATCTCATATAtgcatttatcttttttctcaCCCTATCATTCTTATACAAGTACCTACTAATTTCGGAGTCCCTGTAGCATGTCGGAAAGTCCACACTTTGCTATTTGCTCTTTAAAGTGGTTGTCTTCCAGAAAATCAATTCTTAATGTACTTGTTGCTGATGCCTGAGAGGGTTTGTGCAACTGTGAACTCTGATATAACATCGCAAGCATATGAAAGGTTATTTGAGTATAACTCTACGGCTTCTTGTGTTCGAAACAGACATGTACcttgttaataattttacttGGTTGAAAGGTGGTCATTTGTGTAAATTTGATAGTAACTTGTCTTTCAATTCCCCTGGTCTCTTGAAGCTCATGTTTCTTGCAGATttaattcattataaataaCCTTTTTTGACTGTCTCTATTTCCATTCTACCTTTTctctcttataatttttattaatataagttAACCTTTTCACCCCTTTCATTCCTTCACTTCTTCACCATTTGACAGATTGGGGGCAGTGGTGGTCAACCTTATGTGCTATCTCAACAGTTCCTGACCAGTGTTTCTAAGTCTCCATTTCCATCTAATGCTGGAAAGAGGGCTGCTAAACTTTCCAGCTGGCTTCATGAAAGAGAAAAGGACCTTGTGGAAGGAGGGGTTGATCTTACTGCGGATTTGCAGTGTGGTGACATTTTTCAGTTGTTTGCTCAAGTTTCTTCGGGTGAGTTGTCCATTTCTCCATGCATGCCAGTTGAAGGAGTGGGAGAGGCCGAAGACCTAAGAAgcttgaaacacaaaaataaggAAGATGAATTTTGTGATTGTGATAGGGgcaaaaaattgaaatcactGGCAGATAGTGAACTCTTTTCTCGCAGAGAAAAGGGCTTTCCTGGTATTGTGGTGTCTCTGCATCGTGCAGCAATGCAAACCATTAATTCTCTAGATTTGCTCAAAGATGGGGAGACTTGTAGCGGTGAACTTCGTTGGAATGATATGCTCAATTCTGGTTTGGGTCAGGAAATCAGCTGGAGTACATCTTGTCACAACAATGGGCAGGAAATTCTGAATTTTGGCAGCACTATCCCTACAGCAGCATGGCCCAGCAAGGCACCTTGGGAGGCAATGACATGCTATTTGGAATATCTGGTGCCAAAACCTTATGATCGAAATCAAATGAATCCTGATGTCTTTAGGACCATTTATGCTGCTATTCAGAAGGCTGGTGACCAGGGTTTGAGCATGGAAGAAATTTCCCAAGTTACAGGTATGCCAGCTGCTTcaggccttttcttttctccctaTCTTGTGGCTTTTTACTTCAACTCTGAAACACACAACATTTTTCCATAAGCTCTGCTGAATATTTGAAGTCTTTCAGGAGAAAATATGCATATACAGATAATTGATGTGCTCCAGACATTTGGACGAGTTTTGAAGGTCAGTTTTACTTTTGACCATGGAGAAATtcttttattctaattaaagaaattctAAGATGGTGTACCTGCAACAGTGCACTTAGCTGGGGGTGTTGCAATTTTCAATACATCTTCTTGGGGTACCTTCCACTTTCCTCATGTCTGccttctattttgttattttattgatgaatataattaatttaatagaaTTTTCTCAAACAAGAATAGCCAGTGTTTAGATGGCAAATGTGAGAGTTAAATATCTTGGTTTGGGTGGCTGTGGGGTGATTTTTGCTCTGAGTTTATGCCAAATCCAGTGTCATCACCAAGTAGTTTTCCCATAGTCCTTGTAAAAGACTGGGGAAACAGGTTGAGGTTGCTGACAACATGCTTGCGCACAAACACATTTATATCCTGGACTTTATGTCATAAACTCCCTTAAATTTCATTTATCAACTCAGGCCAGGTTTGGTGGCATAAACTTTAActcaagaaaaattataatgtgCTGCATTTTGTGCAGGTCAATGCTTATGAATCTGTTCGTGTGGTTGATGCATTATATCGTTCCAAGTACTTCCTGACCTCAGTGGCTGGTTCTCGTCAAGATCTGACTGCACATTCAGTGACAAAGTCCTTGGAGAGCATTGATGATGGCCATCTAACTTTGCAGCCTGAAAATTATGTAGTTGGTACTAGTTCACAAAGGGAAGTGGTCATGGATAATCATGATGTGCACAAAGTTACCATTCTTAATCTTCCTGGAGAGTTTGCATCTTTGAATGAAACCCAAAATAGCATTGCACATGAAAGTCATTTACAAGAAAATGTAATTTCACCAGAACAGGTTATTGACGGTGAAACCTCATCTGGTGAGATATGTATGCCAATATTGCCATGGATAAATGGAGACGGGACTATGAATAAGGTTGTCTACAATGGACTTGTACGTCGTGTTCTTGGTACTGTGATGCAAAATCCTGGTATAACAGAGGTATGCTGCCTTTTCAAATGTACAACATTTCATTCATTATCAGACGTTCTCTTTCCAGCATAGAatgttattctaaaaaataaatataaacaataagCAGCGAATGTTGCTGATGCTTTGGTAATATCATAATGTCATCAAAATTTTAAGGTACAAGTATGATCCAATACCTCTTGTGATGTAAATTTAGCCGTGTGCTATAACTGTTAGCAAAAATACCtagaaaatttaatatatatggaGTTTGCTTCTCGAAGTAACTTTTGATTTTGTCAACTTGCATGTATTTGTACTTTATgcaaatttgtttaatttcaatataactCATAAAATGTTGGATATCTGTTTTATGTCTTACATTTCAGTTCAAACTAAAGTATTGGTTTTAAATTGTTGGACAACCAAGTTTCATTTTTATGAGATGTTAGTGAAATTTTTGAgactattatttgtttttggtctGTTTGCTGCAAGCTTGAACAAGTTGCTCCTTTCAGAGATTGGTCATCAaggttttattttctaacatgtgCCTTAGGGACACATGTTAAACCCAACAAATGGTGGCTCTTTACTTCAATCAAGAAACATCTGAATCAATAATGCATTATTGCAGATTATTGGAATTTAAACCTTTCATTTACTTTCATTAACATTTGCCCTTGAAGCACATGTTAGAATTTGAAAGACTCATTTCTCTTCACTTTTTCTCACTTTTGTCGTAATTATTTTGGCAGGAGAATATTATACTCCATGTTGATGTATTAAATCCCCAGGTATGCTATTGTATTTGTTATcgctaaagttttttttattatgttctcTGATTTCTAAAATGTCCCATGTCAGGTTAAGAATTGTCCCACCATCTGTAATTGATGAAATGGActctttgatttaaaaaatactctctACAGATTTATCTTCTGCTAGGATCAGTATTTATGCACTCACAGCTTTGCTgcagccccccccccccccccccacccacTATTCCTCTATGTTATCAAATTTGCTTTTGTAACTAGGCTCATTGGAAGGTCTTgaaaatcatacgattttacaAACTCTAAACAGTaagtaacaacaacaacaacaacaataaattcatGTAATTATGCTAGGAATTAATCATTTTTCTAGCAACTATTGtaaccaattaattttattgttagccgaagatatataatttaatcatgCTTGTGTTTATGAACTGATATTGTGCTCATGCAAAAGAAAGCTTGGCTACacttaatcaaaaaaaaaaaattgttccatGCAGACGAACATTCTTGGATATATCAGGTAAATCTACGGTATAAGGTTTAATCAAAGTAGAATTAGATTAGGACTTTCACAACACCAAGGTTATATCAAATCATGCAACTCATGCCTCTGAACCATGTTTGGATTATAGGAAAAGGATAGAAAGAGGAAGCAGTTTTTTTGGGACTGGCAGCATAGAAGTCTAAAAAAGTCCAAATGTCCTATTAATTACTGATTCAATAACCTATTTTACCATTTTTAATAACCATGCTTCTAAGAGCATGAAAGTGTGTCTCAATACCATCTAATATTGCTCAGGAATGTGTTTTCCTTATTTAGCATCAGTATGTCAAGATGACATACTTTTAGCTTCCATAATCTTTTTTGGGGGGAGAACGCAGTACGCATATACTAGCATGTTCAGGCCTTGTGTTGTTTTAGCCTTAGCCTAATGAAATTTCTAGCaaagaaagaatgaaataaattttgtaCTGATGTCCTCCGTAACTTTTCCATGTGTAAATCAAAGCTGAAGCGaacatttaattattgttctgtAATATATATGTTTGCTCATATTTGATGGGGTCAGTCGTGTAATGATTGTTGAAGTTGGATTTGTCAAAGGTAAATGGCCTTGTTTCCCCCCCTTCATATGTTGCCGTTATAAGTGGGTTGGACCTGACAGATAATTCTGAAATGTAACTTGCCATCATGAACGCatcatttctattattttgaccCAATTCCATTATGAACATGAATATATACAACTATTTGGTGAAATATTTTTGTGCGATATATGCATCATTGATGTTGtgtatttctaattgtttttgtaGAGTTGTAGAAATCTACTGGAGTTAATGATTTTGGATAAACACCTCATTGTGAGGAAGATGCACCAGTCTACATCAAGTGCCCCCCCTGCCTTACTGAGAACTCTCCTTGGGAAAAGATTCAGAGAACCAAAGTTGGTATACCGCGAGCATTTCTTTGCCAATTCTATGAGTGCAGCCCTGCTGTAGAGCAGCTTCATGTATTGTTTTTCAGTATTTTAGGGAGCAGCCTCCAGTTTTCTTTCGAGAGGCACCAAACTAGATGTGTGTAGGTAATGGTATATAAAGTTTCACTACACAGGATCTGTAATTTAAGGATTATATCTTGTGGTGAAATTGCAAATATCTGTACAGTATGctgtttttaggtgttttataCGGCTCTGGATTCCAGCAATCATTCCTTTAT
It encodes the following:
- the LOC112326972 gene encoding uncharacterized protein LOC112326972 isoform X3; amino-acid sequence: MDNLISSALEEICYHGPSGVSLSSLWSTLTPKPSPSVKASLWTNLLSIPSLQFTVPGYDLPFSADDSKIKRCEHAEKLGLKIVAKEHLRDSFVGLYDTPSTGISSNQRNALKRLAVARGNGITQNALAKDLKVENNNFFYVVRSLECRGLIVRQPAVVKMKDVSVTTNMLYLYRHAKHLGVQQRFEINEECVEETDIRGDGFDGESSSKVLVRDYLPAIKAICDKLEKANDKVLVISDIKQDLGYSGTKGHKAWRNILRRLKDACVVEEFEAKVDRKVECCLRLLQEFSPNNFEPKTRGCGEDCDNKVLVKFGKMIQQTDQLVELSLDQQIYDLIDAAGSKGATFREVGRRLGLDKKRNYPRFENMLSMFGMHRQAEINKRTPEYRVWTAGNSNSDTPIAVLCKSKAVLGDNNISDLNTSNVDVPVRSDVGLLEHGNSTLGIYSASSGKLNEEIDTDVYSGSPEDGKTNHMQLCPGNVPDSLNRPRSTASNAEIYIESMQMEPDGASSVKTAPTLLTPHHSGSSQTYPHMPLTADSAFREKKILEWLQDKIFILKPEIHKWLKSLEDKGTTIDRKTVDRILYKLERQGHCKLQHINVPAVTNCARDRTILVVLHPSVQGFPPELMGEIHDRVRVFEKQSRGEGSSRLKIKESVPVLNSVTRTQMHVGSEEKTAKWEAMRANGFVLAKMGRARLLHTFLWNHLSSLPEWNGDLSSGAYSYAYKLFELESVIDAIPIELFLQVAGSAQKYDDMIEKCKRGLRLSDLPIEEYRNLLDSRATNRLSLIIDILRRLKLIRLVRDGHSEDGVKAPHARSRHAMELKPYVEEPLSIVAVSNLRCLDLRPRIRHDFFLLNREAVDEYWKTLEYCYAAAHQIAAKHAFPGSVVPEVFHHRSWASVRIMSSDQRAELLKRIVMDDQSKTLSYKDCEKIAKDLNLTLQQVLRVYYDKHHRRLNRFQGVKNASEECQLPQKIQPSSSKKRKKPLGSSSTKRGRGDNINAQLDRQRLSKLPDAVDQFTVEKDLSSSEHEHLPELQDDDHLDILEGPGLSEDEECPSVINHCAFSKMKPTRRSRFPWTDEADRQLVIQYARHRAVLGPKFHRVDWNALPDLPAEPGICSRRMSSLFRQNTKFRPAVMKLCTMLGERYAKHLERTQNRFLNKNDCRGLLRCSASEGLHGKFSNAVECDEEAGCEEACWDDFKEKSIRKALEDVFHYKQVSKLDISKRVGSGSEEWCDLNTNVERHNRMESETVLSNTPKKDMQKLGIGKHKDSAQRSRQYHLHQKFTKLLDEGTSVRRQVHKSLAISNAVELLKLVFLSTSTAPELQNLLAETLRRYSEHDLFAAFSYLRVKKILIGGSGGQPYVLSQQFLTSVSKSPFPSNAGKRAAKLSSWLHEREKDLVEGGVDLTADLQCGDIFQLFAQVSSGELSISPCMPVEGVGEAEDLRSLKHKNKEDEFCDCDRGKKLKSLADSELFSRREKGFPGIVVSLHRAAMQTINSLDLLKDGETCSGELRWNDMLNSGLGQEISWSTSCHNNGQEILNFGSTIPTAAWPSKAPWEAMTCYLEYLVPKPYDRNQMNPDVFRTIYAAIQKAGDQGLSMEEISQVTGENMHIQIIDVLQTFGRVLKCT